In the genome of Brachionichthys hirsutus isolate HB-005 unplaced genomic scaffold, CSIRO-AGI_Bhir_v1 contig_909, whole genome shotgun sequence, one region contains:
- the LOC137913798 gene encoding myosin light chain 1, skeletal muscle isoform isoform X1, with amino-acid sequence MAPKKDPKAAAKKAEPAPAPAPAPEPAPAPVAPAVDLSAVKIEFSGDQIEDYKEAFGLFDRVGDNKVAYNQIADIMRALGQNPTNKEVTKLLGNPNADDMANKRVEFEGFLPMFQTIINSPNKAGFEDYVEGLRVFDKEGNGTVMGAELRIVLSTLGEKMTEVEIDSLMAGQEDENGCVNYEAFVKHIMSV; translated from the exons ATGGCACCAAAGAAAGACCCCAAGGCAGCTGCCAAGAAGGCCGAGCCTGCACCGGCCCCTGCTCCCGCACCCGAGCCGGCACCTGCTCCAGTGGCTCCCGCTGTCGACCTGTCCGCCGTCAAG ATTGAGTTCAGCGGAGACCAGATTGAAG ACTACAAGGAGGCCTTTGGTCTGTTCGACAGGGTGGGCGACAACAAGGTGGCTTACAACCAGATCGCTGACATCATGCGCGCTCTGGGACAGAACCCCACCAACAAGGAGGTGACCAAACTGCTGGGGAACCCCAATGCTGATG ACATGGCCAACAAGCGGGTAGAGTTCGAGGGGTTCCTGCCCATGTTCCAGACCATCATCAACAGCCCGAATAAGGCAGGATTTGAGGACTACGTTGAGGGTCTGCGCGTCTTTGACAAGGAGGGCAACGGCACAGTGATGGGTGCTGAGCTGCGTATCGTTCTTTCAACACTGG gagaGAAGATGACTGAGGTCGAGATCGATTCTCTGATGGCAGGACAGGAGGATGAGAACGGCTGTGTCAACTATGAGG CCTTTGTCAAGCACATCATGTCTGTTTAA
- the LOC137913798 gene encoding myosin light chain 1, skeletal muscle isoform isoform X2 produces MAPKKDPKAAAKKAEPAPAPAPAPEPAPAPVAPIEFSGDQIEDYKEAFGLFDRVGDNKVAYNQIADIMRALGQNPTNKEVTKLLGNPNADDMANKRVEFEGFLPMFQTIINSPNKAGFEDYVEGLRVFDKEGNGTVMGAELRIVLSTLGEKMTEVEIDSLMAGQEDENGCVNYEAFVKHIMSV; encoded by the exons ATGGCACCAAAGAAAGACCCCAAGGCAGCTGCCAAGAAGGCCGAGCCTGCACCGGCCCCTGCTCCCGCACCCGAGCCGGCACCTGCTCCAGTGGCTCCC ATTGAGTTCAGCGGAGACCAGATTGAAG ACTACAAGGAGGCCTTTGGTCTGTTCGACAGGGTGGGCGACAACAAGGTGGCTTACAACCAGATCGCTGACATCATGCGCGCTCTGGGACAGAACCCCACCAACAAGGAGGTGACCAAACTGCTGGGGAACCCCAATGCTGATG ACATGGCCAACAAGCGGGTAGAGTTCGAGGGGTTCCTGCCCATGTTCCAGACCATCATCAACAGCCCGAATAAGGCAGGATTTGAGGACTACGTTGAGGGTCTGCGCGTCTTTGACAAGGAGGGCAACGGCACAGTGATGGGTGCTGAGCTGCGTATCGTTCTTTCAACACTGG gagaGAAGATGACTGAGGTCGAGATCGATTCTCTGATGGCAGGACAGGAGGATGAGAACGGCTGTGTCAACTATGAGG CCTTTGTCAAGCACATCATGTCTGTTTAA
- the LOC137913798 gene encoding myosin light chain 1, skeletal muscle isoform isoform X3, producing the protein MAPKKDPKAAAKKAEPAPAPAPAPEPAPAPIEFSGDQIEDYKEAFGLFDRVGDNKVAYNQIADIMRALGQNPTNKEVTKLLGNPNADDMANKRVEFEGFLPMFQTIINSPNKAGFEDYVEGLRVFDKEGNGTVMGAELRIVLSTLGEKMTEVEIDSLMAGQEDENGCVNYEAFVKHIMSV; encoded by the exons ATGGCACCAAAGAAAGACCCCAAGGCAGCTGCCAAGAAGGCCGAGCCTGCACCGGCCCCTGCTCCCGCACCCGAGCCGGCACCTGCTCCA ATTGAGTTCAGCGGAGACCAGATTGAAG ACTACAAGGAGGCCTTTGGTCTGTTCGACAGGGTGGGCGACAACAAGGTGGCTTACAACCAGATCGCTGACATCATGCGCGCTCTGGGACAGAACCCCACCAACAAGGAGGTGACCAAACTGCTGGGGAACCCCAATGCTGATG ACATGGCCAACAAGCGGGTAGAGTTCGAGGGGTTCCTGCCCATGTTCCAGACCATCATCAACAGCCCGAATAAGGCAGGATTTGAGGACTACGTTGAGGGTCTGCGCGTCTTTGACAAGGAGGGCAACGGCACAGTGATGGGTGCTGAGCTGCGTATCGTTCTTTCAACACTGG gagaGAAGATGACTGAGGTCGAGATCGATTCTCTGATGGCAGGACAGGAGGATGAGAACGGCTGTGTCAACTATGAGG CCTTTGTCAAGCACATCATGTCTGTTTAA